CGAAGCCCATCTCGAGGAGGATCTCCCGCATCTCGGCAATGATCCGCTGGTAGGGGTGGATTTTTCCCGGGTATGCTTTCTTCGGGAGCTTGCTTACATCATATTTGCGGAGATTGAGATTCTTCCACTCACCGGAGATTATCTGCTCGCGGGAGAGGGTGCCTGTCTCTTCGCGGAGGTCGAGACCTTTCTTTGCAAGGGCAAATCCAGTAGGCGTGACGACAATGGCGTTCCTAACCGTCTCGCATTCCTGCAGGATCCCGCGCCTGATGAGTTCCTTTGTCTTTATATCGGCAGCGTCCGGGTTCCTGAGCGCGGCTTCGTCCGCGTCAGTGGATGCTCCGGGCGTTTTTGTAACGGCCGTGCCCTCGACTTTGACGAGGCCTTTCTTCCGGAGCTGGCCAAAGCCAATCCTGAACGCCTCATGATTCTTGAGGTCGGAGAGCGTAGTACCGGGCAGGATGAAGCGGAGGAGCTGCGTCTCGGGAAGGCCATTCTTTGCATAGGCTTTCCCTTCGTTGGTGTATACAAACTCCTTTGCCACGATCCGCTCGACCGTGGAAAGTCCCTTGTCCTCCAGCAGGTGGGCCCACTGGACAACGGCCTCGGGGGTCGCCCCCATCAGGCCGGCGAGGTGCGGGGCATCCGCCTTCTCTTCCGTTCCAAGGGTTGCAAGCAACCGCTTCTCGTTCTGTGTCAGTTCCGCCATGTCACACCACAATCCTGTCTCCAGCCGCGTCCATCTTCTCCCGGAAGTCTTTCAGGAAAGCCACCACCCGCTCGGCCGTATCCTTCTTGCACTGGCCGCAGGTAATCTCCCCTTCCATGCATTTGCGCCGGATCCCGGAGAGTTCCGCATCATCCGTCACCATGTGGAAGAGGTTGAGGAGGTACAGCGAACACTTGTCCGGCTCTCCGCCAAGACGTTTCTGCTCCTCCAGAGTCATCCTTCCGCCGGTGATCCCGCTCATCACTTTCTTTCGCACTACCGCTTCGGGTTCATAGAATGAGATGAGGCTCTCAGGAATGCTCGAGGACATCTTCCCCCCGGTAAGGCCCGGCATGAAGATATGGTACGTGGACGAAGGGGTAAAAAATGCAAACCCGCCATGTGCCCGCTCGATCTCCCGGACCTTTCCTTTCACATCGGCGCACTGCGCCCCCTTGATATCAACATGCCCCTCGTATTTCTTTGCGTGCGGGAAAGCCTTCTTGACGGCTTCGAGCGCTGCCTCGGGAGCGTTCTTGGACCGGACGCTGATGTACCCGTCCCGCTCCTCGACCGTGAACATCCGCATCTTGTGGGCAATGCCCCTTGTCAAGCGGATGTGCGGGTCCTGGTCCACCCCGACCGGGACAAGGGTCGGTGCCGGTTCGCGGTCAACCTGGGGATAGAGGATATCAGCAACCTGCGTGATCACACTGTCTGCATGGGCCAGGTCCGTCTCCTGTGAGAAACCGTAGATCGCGGTCAGTTCAGAGAAATTGACTTTCGTTGCCGCTTCGAAGGCAAGGTCCTTCAACCGGTTGTTCCGGCTCTGGAAGTAGGTCTCGCCTTCAAACCCGAGGGCATAGAGGCAGGCGAGGTACTCTTTCCCGAACTCGTTGCACTTATCCCATGAGAGGCCCCGGACCGCGTGGGCTTCCCGGTCGGCGATCGTGATGTAACCATTACCGCCCTGCTGCACGTGCCAGACAACCTCCTTCATCACCATCAGGTGGCCGAGGTGTGGGTGGCCGCTCGGCATGAACCCGGTCAGGATATGGAACGGCGTTTTGTGGGCAATCGCGTGCGCTATCGGACGGTAGTCGCGGTGGCCGACAACAATGCCCCGGCGAATAAAATACGGGATCTCGGGGAGTTCTGCTATCGCAGGGGCGATCGGGTCGATACCGAATTCGGCAAAGGTTTTCCCGATGTCAAGGGACGGGGTACTTGACCAGGGGTTGATCTGAGGGTCTGGCATGGTTCTCTCACAGCTTTATACGTGCAAATTCGACGAACTGGATTCCGGAAGAATGTACGGCTCCAAAGAACATCTTCTTTTTGACACTATGCGCCATCCGCACGGAGCGGGAGATGGCACTCATGGGGAGGACTGCCTCTTTCTCAACGGCATGGACCAGCAGGTCGGAGTGGACGTTCCTGCCGCAGTAGACGCGGAAATGGTGGCCGAACTTGTAACCGGTCCGGGGGGTGAACTGGTTGGCCCGTAGTTCATTATAGACCGCTATCTTCCCGGCGAGTTCCTTATCGGTCTCGCTTGCAAGGGCAAGGAAACCTGCGGTGCTGATCTCATCCTGCCCCTGCATGAGCCGGATCGTCCCGTTCTCCATGAGGGAGAGGAGTTCCACGGGGCCGAGAATCATGCGTTCGGGATCGAGCCGTTTACCATACCCTGCCTGTTCAAGGTCGGAACCTGGAGAAGTCCTCACCATTGCGGATTTCCCGATCAGGATTGCTTCGTGCTGCCCGAGAGGGGGGAGGGGGTTCTGGGCTGCTGCGAGTTTCTGAAGTTTGATCTCATAATAGGTGAGCTCCTCCTCGTCATCCACGACAGCCAGGATATACTGCTTGCGCATATTACGCGAGGCCATCACTTCCTCGATGAGCTTCTCGAACCGGATCGGGTCCCGCTCGGAGAGGACGCGGACAAGGTAGACCGATTCGCCCTTGCCCGGCTTCTCGCCGCGCCGGAATACCCGGAAATCGTGCGGCCCGGTCTGGACAACGTACCCGCGTTCGCGGAGATCGCGGTACACGAGAAAACTCCGCATGAATGTCGGCTGGCTGGAGAATTCGGCAAAAAGGGTATCGAATGAGTACCCGGGCACTTCGATCTTCTGCCGGTGGATGAGGTAGAGGGCTTCCTGCGGGGAGAGGCGGAGGCCATCGGCTTCAGGGCGACCGTACCCGCTCTGCTCGTAGAGTGCTTTTCCGTCCTTTCCCATGCGGATAGTATTCCCATCGAATGCTGCTTTCACTGCCGGATATATTATTCCCGGATGATTATAAGGGCGCCTGAAGCGCGGGGATGGTGTATGTTGGTGCACTGCAGCCCACCGGTCAGAAATCCTTATGAATTACAATAAGCTGAATCAAAGCCTATAAAAAGGGCAAAATCGAATTTGTATAGTCAGATCGTATCTCATAAGTATGCTTGAAATGCACGTCCCCCAGGATGAATCTCATTCCGGGAAGATTTGGGTAATACTATAGGATAGATCGGCCCCACACCGGAATTCTTTTCAGGCCAGTATCTCGCGGCGGAAAATGATGGTGAACGAATACAACGACCCCGGATGCCGACTCAGGAGCACAATTAACCTCGGGTGCTTTCTCGCACGATCGGAGGTAAACGGCCCGGGTATCCGGGCAGTCGTGTGGGTGCAGGGATGTCCCCACCGGTGCGAAGGGTGTTTCAACCCGCAGTTTTTACCGTTTTCTCCTGCACGGGAAGTCACCGCCGGTGAACTTGCAGATACTATCCTTGCCCGACCTGGCATCGACGGGGTAACATTCTCGGGGGGTGAGCCGTTTGCCCAGGCAGTTCCGCTTGCAGCCCTCGGGGAGCATCTCTCTGAATCGGGGCTCAATGTTGTCACGTATTCCGGCTATATGTATGACCACCTTACCCGGGGCACGGAAGCAGGATGGCAGGATCTCCTCTCAGTCACCGATCTCCTCGTTGCCGGCCCGTATATCCCCTCCCTCCGGTGCACGGGTTCCCTGAAAGGATCTACAAACCAGCAAATCGTC
Above is a window of uncultured Methanoregula sp. DNA encoding:
- the endA gene encoding tRNA-intron lyase — its product is MKAAFDGNTIRMGKDGKALYEQSGYGRPEADGLRLSPQEALYLIHRQKIEVPGYSFDTLFAEFSSQPTFMRSFLVYRDLRERGYVVQTGPHDFRVFRRGEKPGKGESVYLVRVLSERDPIRFEKLIEEVMASRNMRKQYILAVVDDEEELTYYEIKLQKLAAAQNPLPPLGQHEAILIGKSAMVRTSPGSDLEQAGYGKRLDPERMILGPVELLSLMENGTIRLMQGQDEISTAGFLALASETDKELAGKIAVYNELRANQFTPRTGYKFGHHFRVYCGRNVHSDLLVHAVEKEAVLPMSAISRSVRMAHSVKKKMFFGAVHSSGIQFVEFARIKL
- a CDS encoding tryptophan--tRNA ligase, translated to MPDPQINPWSSTPSLDIGKTFAEFGIDPIAPAIAELPEIPYFIRRGIVVGHRDYRPIAHAIAHKTPFHILTGFMPSGHPHLGHLMVMKEVVWHVQQGGNGYITIADREAHAVRGLSWDKCNEFGKEYLACLYALGFEGETYFQSRNNRLKDLAFEAATKVNFSELTAIYGFSQETDLAHADSVITQVADILYPQVDREPAPTLVPVGVDQDPHIRLTRGIAHKMRMFTVEERDGYISVRSKNAPEAALEAVKKAFPHAKKYEGHVDIKGAQCADVKGKVREIERAHGGFAFFTPSSTYHIFMPGLTGGKMSSSIPESLISFYEPEAVVRKKVMSGITGGRMTLEEQKRLGGEPDKCSLYLLNLFHMVTDDAELSGIRRKCMEGEITCGQCKKDTAERVVAFLKDFREKMDAAGDRIVV
- a CDS encoding 4Fe-4S single cluster domain-containing protein — translated: MMVNEYNDPGCRLRSTINLGCFLARSEVNGPGIRAVVWVQGCPHRCEGCFNPQFLPFSPAREVTAGELADTILARPGIDGVTFSGGEPFAQAVPLAALGEHLSESGLNVVTYSGYMYDHLTRGTEAGWQDLLSVTDLLVAGPYIPSLRCTGSLKGSTNQQIVPLSGRISVTADEGIIRGGTAEFTISPEGAITTTGFPDIKLLRKLKACGRGI